One part of the Arvicanthis niloticus isolate mArvNil1 unplaced genomic scaffold, mArvNil1.pat.X pat_scaffold_70_arrow_ctg1, whole genome shotgun sequence genome encodes these proteins:
- the LOC117702330 gene encoding TD and POZ domain-containing protein 4-like, translated as MLGHLKTKRWHHTQHSEQNFCYRWTISNFSGFIEEMGECITSPTFPPEANDKVAWCLRVYPNGVDEESEGYLSLNLMLLSCENSPVWVKFNVCILTATGDKCNNARSPHIYSLLPHQAFELKKFIPLDFLLSQTELLLPDDRLTLLCEMSMEQGSFSITVQNTRPPINIPRCTLPDDLGELWESSLFTDCCLLVGGQEFRAHKAILAARSPVFRAMFEHEMKESLTSQVEIQDLHPQVFMEMMDFIYTGKVPHLHSHSMATGVLAAADKYGLEGLKVMCEDELCGNLSVENAAHTLILADRHSTEQLKTQTLDFIALHASEVSETLGWKSMVESHPHLVAEAFHVLASARVFTGPSFSKDLVVFKT; from the coding sequence ATGTTGGGGCACCTGAAAACCAAGAGGTGGCACCACACACAGCATAGTGAACAGAACTTCTGCTACAGGTGGACCATTAGCAACTTCTCTGGTTTCATTGAGGAAATGGGGGAATGTATTACAAGCCCGACGTTCCCACCAGAGGCCAATGACAAAGTGGCATGGTGTTTGAGAGTATACCCAAACGGGGTTGATGAAGAAAGCGAAGGTTACCTGTCACTTAACCTGATGTTGCTCAGCTGTGAAAACAGCCCAGTTTGGGTAAAGTTTAATGTTTGTATCTTAACTGCCACAGGGGACAAATGCAATAATGCAAGGAGCCCACATATCTATAGTTTACTGCCGCACCAAGCCTTTGAATTAAAAAAGTTCATCCCTCTAGATTTCCTCTTGTCTCAAACCGAATTGCTATTACCAGACGACAGACTTACCCTCCTCTGTGAGATGAGCATGGAACAAGGCTCCTTCAGCATTACTGTACAGAACACAAGACCTCCAATCAATATTCCAAGGTGCACGTTGCCAGATGACCTAGGGGAGCTGTGGGAGAGTTCCCTCTTCACAGACTGCTGCCTGCTAGTAGGTGGCCAAGAATTTAGGGCgcacaaggccatcctagcagctcgctctccagttttcagagccatgtttgaacatgaaatgaaggaAAGCCTAACTAGTCAAGTTGAGATCCAAGACCTGCATCCCCAAGTCTTCATGGAGATGATGGACTTTATCTACACTGGGAAGGTGCCACACCTCCACAGCCACTCCatggccactggtgtgctggcagctgctgacaagtATGGCCTGGAGGGTTTGAAGGTCATGTGTGAAGATGAACTCTGTGggaacctctctgtggagaatgctgcacacactctcatcctggctgaccGTCACAGCACAGAGCAGCTGAAGACTCAGACCCTGGATTTTATTGCACTTCatgcttctgaggtctctgagacctTGGGGTGGAAGTCAATGGTGGAGTCACATCCCCACTTGGTGGCTGAAGCATTCCACGTCCTGGCTTCTGCAAGAGTGTTTACTGGGCCCTCTTTCTCAAAGGACTTAGTAGTCTTTAAGACCTAA